GCCATCGGGAAGATCGCCATCTCCATCATCTCGGCCTTCGCCATCGTCTATTTCCGTTTCCCCGGCCGGATGTATTTCTTCTGGGCGATCTTCGTCACCCTCATGCTGCCCGTTGAAGTGCGCATCGTGCCGACCTATGGGGTCGTCGCCTCGCTCGGCATGCTCGATTCCTATTCGGGCCTCATCATTCCGCTGATCGCCTCGGCAACGGCGACGTTCCTGTTCCGCCAGTTCTTCCTGAGCGTGCCGGACGAGCTTACCGAGGCCGCGCGAGTCGACGGGGCCTCGCCCATGCGCTTCTTCTGGGACATCCTGCTGCCGATGAGCCGGACCTCGATCGCGGCGCTGTTCGTGATCCAGTTCATCTACGGCTGGAACCAGTATCTCTGGCCGCTGCTGATCACGACCAAGGAAAGTTATTACACCGTGGTCATGACCGTCTCGCGGCAGGCCAACGTGGTCGATTCGGTGCCGAGCTGGAACCTGCTGATGGCCATGGCGATGCTCGCCATGCTGCCGCCGGTCCTGGTGGTCGTATTCATGCAGCGCC
This DNA window, taken from Reyranella humidisoli, encodes the following:
- the ugpE gene encoding sn-glycerol-3-phosphate ABC transporter permease UgpE, giving the protein MVENRPFLTMLSHFIVLVGLAVIAFPVWMTFVASTHSQQTMLQSPIPLLPGPHLIENYTKVLTEGYGRVGSTPVMMTLTNSLIMALGVAIGKIAISIISAFAIVYFRFPGRMYFFWAIFVTLMLPVEVRIVPTYGVVASLGMLDSYSGLIIPLIASATATFLFRQFFLSVPDELTEAARVDGASPMRFFWDILLPMSRTSIAALFVIQFIYGWNQYLWPLLITTKESYYTVVMTVSRQANVVDSVPSWNLLMAMAMLAMLPPVLVVVFMQRQFVRGLVETEK